GATGGTCTCCACCTTTGCCGGGCTATTACTGTTGTCCATCGCCGCGAATTACTTGGTCCTGCTTCTTGCTGCGGCCTTGGTGGGCCTAGGTTCCTCGGTATTTCATCCGGAGTCCTCGCGGGTAGCGCGCATGGCCTCGGGCGGGCGCTTCGGCCTTGCGCAGTCGATCTTTCAGGTAGGCGGCAATGTGGGTACTGCCGTGGGTCCGTTGCTCGCAGCCTTCCTCGTCATGCCCAACGGGCAACAGAGCCTGTCGTGGTTTTCCCTATTTGCCTTGGCCGCCATCGTCATCCTGAGCTTCGTCGGACGTTGGTATCAGCATCAACACCGTCAGCCGAAGAAAACGCAGCAAACCGAGGGAGTGGCCTTGCCCAAGGCGCTGCTGCGACGGAGCATGGTCATCCTGGTAACCTTGATGTTTTCCAAATTCATCTATCTAACCAGCATCAGCAGCTACCTGATCTTCTATCTGATGCATCGCTTTGCCATTCCCGTGCGCGAGGCGCAGTTGCATCTTTTCATTTTCTTGGCGGCGGTGGCGGCAGGCACCCTGCTCGGTGGCCCGATTGGCGATCGCATTGGCCGCAAGCGAGTAATCTGGGTTTCACTGCTGGGCATTGCCCCCTTCACCCTCGCTCTACCGTACGTGGGCCTGACGCTGAGTGCCCTGCTGACGGTGGTGATTGGCTTCTTGCTTGCCTCTGCCTTTCCGGCCATCGTCGTTTATGCCCAAGAGCTGGTGCCGGGTAAGGTGGGGACGATCTCTGGTCTATTCTTCGGTCTGGCTTTCGGCCTGGGTGGCATTGGCGCGGCAGTCCTTGGGCAGCTGGCCGATCTCTGGGGCATCGATGCGGTCTATCAGATCTGCTCGTTCCTGCCCTTACTGGGAGTTCTAGCCGCTTTCCTGCCGCACCGTCCGCAGGAGCAAACGGTCTAGGTTTGCGGGTAATCCCTGATATACTGCGCCGGGCTTTTACAATTAACGTGAGGAACCCCCTTGGCCCTGGCCATTTTTGATCTCGACAACACCCTGCTCGCTGGGGACTCCGATCACGCCTGGCTGGAATTTTTGAGCACCCTGGGCATCGTCGATGGCGAGGAATTGCGGCGAGCGAACGATCGTTATTATCGCGATTACATGAATGGTGAGCTCGACATGGGCGATTTCCTGCGCTTCGTGCTGGCACCCATGGCCGCGCATCCACGGCGCCAGCTCGATGCCTGGCATTGCCAGTACATGCAGGAGCGGGTTTTGCCCATGATTACGGATGCCTCCCGAGCATTGGTGCGCAAACATGCGGACGCTGGCGATACCCTGTTGATCATCACCGCGACGAATCGCTTCGTGACCGCGCCCATTGCGGTAGAGCTGGGGGTACCGACCTTGCTGGCGACTGAGGCGGAATGCGACGAGTACGGCGAGTTTACGGGACGCAGTTACGGCATTCCTTGTTTTCAGGAGGGCAAAGTGGAGCGTCTGCGCCAATGGCTGGGCGCCCAGGGCTTACCTTGGGAAAACAGTCTGTCCACAGCGTATTTTTACAGCGACTCCCACAATGATCTGCCGCTACTCGAGTTGGTGGGAAACCCCGTCGCTGTCGATCCGGACAAGATCCTGTTGGCCACTGCCCAAGAGCGAGGCTGGCCGATCCTCAGCCTGCACGGATCCTGTCATCCGCTGACGTAGTCTCGTTCTCGGCAAGGAGTGCGGCAACATCCACGGGCACGATACTGGAAACACCCGGCTCGATCATCGTCACGCCCACCAGTTGCTCCGCTACCTGCAGAGTCAAGTGCCGATGGCTGATCAACAGGAACTGGGTTTCTTTCGCGAGCTCTCGCAACAATCGGCAAAAACGTTCGATATTGGCGTCATCGAGAGGTGCATCGACCTCATCGAGAATACAGAATGGCGCCGGATTGAGGGCAAAGATGGCGAAGACCAGGGCAATGGCGGTCAGGGCCTTTTCGCCGCCAGATAGCTGCTGCAAGGTGCTATTGCGCTTGCCTGGCGGCTGTGCTCGCAGCAGCAGACCGGCCACAAGCGGATCACCGGCGCAAAGCGCAAGGGCTGCCATACCACCGCCGAACAGCTCGGCAAAATATTGCTGCAACCCGCGATTCACTTGTTCCAGGGTGTGTTGAAAGCGCTCCAGGGTCTCCGCGTCCATCGCCGCCATGGCGCTCTCCAGGCTGAGCAGGGCCTGATCGACATCCGCCACCTGCGCGGCTAAATCGCCCTGACGCTCCCTGAGTTCTGCGAGTTCCTCCTCGGCGGCTAGGTTGACGTTGCCAAGTCGAACGATGGCTGCCTGAAGGCGCTGCAGCTCCGTTTGTGGAGTGCCATTTTCGGGCATCGGTCCTGGGCTCTCGCCCAGAATCGCGGCCAGTTCCTGCGCCATCTGCAAAAGCTCCTGGTGACGTTCCTCGAGGTGGGCAAGCTCCGCCTCCTGTTTGGCTCGTCGCACCTCGGTCTGCCGTTGCTCCTGCTGTCCAGCCTGGCGTTGCTGATCAAGAGTGCGAAGCTGCTCGCGCAGTTTTTCACCCGCTTCCTGTAATTGTGTCAACCGCTGCTGGGCAGCACTACGACGGGCCAGCTGCCGGCGACGGCGCTCATCCGCGTCGGGGAGATCCGCCTGCCAGCGCTCCCGGGCGCTGTCGAGCTCAGCCAGCGCCTGCGCCGCACGCTCGCCTTCCTCTGCCAGACTTTGCAGGCGCTCCCTGGCCATCTGCTGCTCATTTTCGAGGCGCTGCTGCTCCAGCGCCGCGCGTTGGCCCTCATCCCGCAGGCGGGCAAAACGCTGCCTCTGCTCTTGTTGCGCTCGCCGGCGATCATCGAGGCTCCGCCGAGCTTCTTCCTCCTGTTGGCGAAGCCCTGCCGCCCGCGTGCGCTCCCGCCGCAGCTCTTCGTCCAGTCGGGTATGGCGCTGTCTGAGTTGTAGCAGCTCCACGTCCAGATGCTCACATTCTTCCCTCTCGGCCGCAGCCCGTTGCCGTTCAGCCACGAGGGTGCTTTGCCACTCGGCGAGTCTTTCCCGCGCTTGCGCTAATTTCGCCTGTGCCGCTTGCGCTTGTCGGCGCAGATCCTGCTCTTGGCGGCGGGCCAGCGCCAATTCCTCGCGGCTCTTGTGCAGCGCCTGCTCTGCCTGGCTTGCTCTACCCTCCAATTCCGGCAGGTACGCGCCGATTTCCTCCAGTTCACGGCGTACGCGCAGCCAACTGGTTGCATCCGCCTCTGTCCCCAAACGCCACAGACCCGTGGCAGAGAGCAATTCACCGTCGGGTGTAAGCCAATGCTCGCCGGCTTGCAACTCCGCAATATGCAGCATGGCACTGTTCAGGTCGGTGCAACAACGCAGGCCCCAAAGCCAAGGCAAAAGTGCCTCTTTCCAAGGGTCTTCCAGCCGCAGTCGATGCCATAGGGCATCCTCTGGTAGGGAGGCAGCTGGCTTGGTCGGAGAAACCCAGAGCCAGCTGCCAGGGCCTGGCGGAAGTGTATCCGCTTCGCTGAGCACGGCGTGCAGGCGTTCGCCCAGCACCAGCTCGACCGCCCGTTCCCATTCCGCATCTACCGCCAATATTCCACTTAGCGCCCTGTCTGCATCACTCCGCCCCTGTTTCTGCAAGCCCCGCGCGAGACGTTCCAGGGCATCCCGCTGCGCGCGGCGACGCTGTAGCTCGTCGCGCAGCCGTTGCCAGTCCTCCTGGGCCTGCTCGACTGCCATCGTGAGTCGTGCCAGGTTCTGCTCGGTAGCCACGAGCTCAGCCTCAACCCGCTCCCGCTCGGCAGTGGCCTCATCCACCCAAGCTTGACGCCTCCCCAATTCCTCTGGCGCAGGGACTGAGCGATTCGCCAAGCGAACGCGGCGCTGTTCCATCTCCGCGATCCGCGGCTGCAGCTCCCGCCACTGTGCTTCCTGTACTTCCACTTGGCGACGCCAGTCTTGCAACTTATCGCGCACGGCTTGCTGCACGAGTTCCGCATCACGGACTGCCTGCTCGAGCCGATCTCGCTCCAGGTGCAACTGCTGTTCTTCCGTGCTGCGAACCTGCTCACGCTCCTGCAAGCCCTGCAACCGGGTGCGCGCCTCCTGCAACTGACGAACCCACCGCGCTTTCTCTTCCTGGATGCGCGTCTGCCGTTGGCGCTCCTCGCTTTGCCTACGCTCCAGACGTTTCCCTTCTTCCTGCAGGCGTTGCCAGTCCTGCTCGGCTAATGTTTGCTCGGCCTGCGCGGCATACTGCTCTGCTTGCGCTTCGCGCAGCTGTTCTTCCTGCTGCGCCAGCTCGTTGCGCAGAGCTTCCAGAGCAACGTGCGTCCGCAGCTCATCATCCTGCAGTGCTTGCAGTTGCATCGCGCTCGCGACGAGTTTGCCTTGCACTTGCTCCTGCTCCGCAACAATGGCTTCCAGACGCTGGACCAGTTCCCACCATTGCCAGCGCCGCTCTTCCGCACGCAGCTCCCGCAACTTGCGCGCCTGCTCGGCCTGGCGAGTCAGCCGTTGAAACTGCTGCTCCATTTCGCCATGGATATCGCGCAAACGTTGCAAATGCTCCCGAGTTTCAGCGATGCGCTGCTCGGTCTCGCGCCGTCGCTCCTTGTAGCGACTGATACCGCCCGCTTCTTCGAGCATCGCTCGCAGGTCTTCCGGCCGACTTTCGATGATCCGCCCGATGGTTCCCTGCTCGATGATAGCGTAGCTGCTGGCACCCAGACCGGTGCCCAAGAAGAGGTCGCCAACATCGCGCCGTCGACAGCGCGCGTCATTGATGCGGTACTGACTATCGCCGTCGCGGGAGAGTCGCCGTTGCACGCGAATCTCTGCGGTCGCCGTCCACGGTGCCGGGGCTTTGCCGGTGGAGTTGTCAAAGAGCAGTTCCACAACGGCTTGCTGCGCAGCCCCGCGGCTGCCGGAACCGTTGGAGATGACATCGGCCATGGCGCCACCGCGCAGTTGCCGTGCCGAAGATTCCCCTAGAACCCAGCGAATGGCGTCGATGACATTGGACTTGCCGCAGCCGTTAGGCCCAACGATCACCAGAGGATTGCGCTGCAGCTCGATGCGGGTGGCGTTGCGGAAGGATTTGAACCCGTGGAGATGGATGGCGGTGAGACGCATGGGCGCCAATTTTGCTATGATGGTGGCCGAATGAGCGATCTTGAGGAGATTTTGATGCCCAGTCAACCGAGCCGTGCATTGCAGAGTTTTCCGAACCCCAATCCCGAGCGAGATTATCTGGTGCACATGGACCTACCGGAATTCACCTGCCTCTGCCCGCTGACCGGCCAACCCGACTTTGCCCATTTTCTTCTCGATTTCGTTCCCGACCAGCGCAACGTGGAGCTGAAGTCTCTCAAGCTCTACCTCTGGAGCTATCGCAACGAAGGCGCCTTTCACGAGGCATTGACCAATCGGATCGCCGATGATCTGGTGCAGTTGCTGGAGCCGCGCTATCTACGTCTGCTAGGACGCTGGTATGTGCGCGGCGGCATCAGCACCGATGTGCTGGTGGAGCACCGGCAAGCCGGCTGGGACAATCCTTCCCTGCTGATGCAGTTGGGGCCGGCGCCTTGGACGCGCCACCAGCCGGGGCTGTGACCCGTCCGTAGCGCGCCTGCGCGGCACCCAGACGCCAGGCCCAGAGTTGGTCCCCCAAGGAAAAATGCCACCACTCGCCGGGGTGCTGGACAAAGTCTTGCGACGCCAGAACTGCGCGTAGTAGCTCACGATGGCGATGATAGTCGGCTGCGGTGGATCCCGCCGGGGCCTTGGCAAAGTATTCCGGCACGGCGCGGTCGCTGAAGTCATCTACGGGGCCGCCCATGGGCACCAAGGCCCCCTCGGCGTCCAACAGGGTGCAATCGAGAGCCGCTCCGGTGCTGTGCGGCGGTGGGCGGGCAGGATCGGGATTCGGTACTCCCCAGAAGCGATAGACCCGTGGCGCCAATCGCTGGTAGAGCTTCGGCTCCTGCGCACACAGGGCGCTGGGGGAGTCATAGGACTGCAGATGGGACAAAGCGCCGTCCGCCGTGGCCTCCTGCAAGAACTGCCGCCAGACCATGTACGCCTGTACTTCGAGGGGGCGCCAGGCATCAAAGATCGCAATCCGCCAACCCGGCCATTGCCGTTGCAGCTCCGCCTGGGCCTTCTCCAGCGCCAGCAGTACGCCGCTACGCAGGAACCACGGGGAATGCCCCGCATAGGGCGCGCCTGCTGCCACATAGGGGTGGGGCTCCAGACGTGGGAACAGGGCCGGAATGGCGAGCAAGGCTTCGCCGCAGTCGCAGATGGGGACTTGGCCGTAGGCGGGATGGATGCCTTCGCTCGTATCTATCATGCGAAGCGCTCGGGTCGATAGGGCCGCGGATCGACAAAGGGTTGGGCATCCCCCTCTAGCATCTGCGCCACCAGGCGGCCGGTAGTCGGGCCCATGGTCAGACCCTGATGACAATGACCGAAGGCGAGGAAAATGCCCGGTTGTTGGCGTAACGGACCAATGATTGGCAGCATGTCGCCGGTGCAGGGGCGATGCCCAAGCCAGGGTTCTGGGTCGAGGGCGTTGCCCAGGCCGGGGTAAAGCTTGCGCGCCGCCACCTCCGCTAACTGCAGCGGGCGCAGGGAAGGTGCATCATCGCGTTGGGCAAATTCCGCGCCCGTGGTCAGGCGCAGACCATGGCGCATCGGGGCAAGTACATAACCCGCCTCGCTGTCCAATACCGGCAGCGGGAGACCAGGTTCTGTCTTTTGCGAGTAGTGCTGATGATAGCCGCGCTTGACGAAGACCGGTGGGCGATAACCCAGGGGCTTGACCCAATCGATGGTCCAAGCACCCAGGGCCAGCACCACCCACGGCGCCTCACTGTGCAGGCTTTCCCCCTGAACCTGCCAGCCTTTCCCTGCTTTCTCCAGGGTGCGAATGTCCTGCAGCACGAACTCTCCACCCTGTTGTTGAAAGCTGCGCAGGTAGGCTTGGGATAGGGCCACGGGTTCCACCAGCGCCAGCGGTTGCGTCCAGTGAATCGCGCCGGCCAGACCCGGACGCATCATGGGCAGTCGCTTGTCGAGCTGCGCAGCATCCCAGGCTTCGTACTCGACATCGAAATGCAGACGCTTGTAGACCGCTGCTTCGATTTCCGCCTGCCAATGCTCCGCCTCCTGAAAGACCTGCACCCAACCTCCGGGGCGGTACAGTTCGCCAGCGTCGGTCAGGGCTGCCAGGGCCATGTGGTCTTCAATACAATGACGAATCAGTGCCCCATAATCCTTGGCGCTACGACGCAGGCGATCGGGGCGGGAGGCACGCCAATAGCGCAGAAAGGCTGGTGCCAGTGGCGGCAAGGCGCGAAACCGGTACTGCGCGCGGCTGCTGCGGTTGCCGGCATAGCGCCATAGTTCCTGGATGTCGCGGGGAAACGGCTGCGGAAAGACCGCCTCGCGTTGGATCAAGCCCGCATTGCCGTAGGAGGTGCCCTCCCCCGCTGGCTGGCGATCCCAGAGCTGCACCTGCCAGCCACGCATTTGCAAATGCAGGGCAATGGACAAGCCCACCACCCCTGCCCCGACCACAATCACCGATTTCGTCATCGCTGCTATCCCCAGGAAGCCCATCGAGGATCAGCGTAGCACAGTTACTACTTGTTGATGCGTGTTATTGCTCTGGAGCTGAGAGCCCGCCCCAAAAAAATCTTGGTCAGACCCGCAGATCGCCGGGCTTTTGATCCCAGTCGAAAGCCGTGAGCATATCGTAGGCGTTGCGGTCTCGCTCCGTGAGCGGCGCCAGGCCAAAGCGCGTCTCGATAAATCTGAGGATGCTGGCGGTGCTCGCCAAGTGATGATCCACTAAGCCCGCGCGCGCCCAAGGACTGATCAGTAGGGCGGGAATGCGGGTGCCAAATCCATAGTCGTCCACCACTTTGGGCGGCAGAGAATCCCAGAAGCCGCCGCCCTCGTCATAGGTGATGAAAATGGCGGTCTTTTCCCAGGCTGGTCCCTCGGCAACCGCGCGCACCAGGCGCTCGACCCAGGCCATACCGACCGCCGGCGCCGAATCAGCAGGATGTTCGTCGTGGGCAGCGCTAGCCTTCAAAAAGGAAACCCCAGGAAGACGTCCCTGACGCGCATCCTCGAGAAAATCCTCAGCGTCGCGCATGTGGCCATTGCGCACGTATTCCGGCCAGTGTGGGTAGTACTGAAAAGGATTATGGTGGGCAACATACAGCTGGCTACTGTCGATGACTGCCGAACCATCGCCGGGGCCGAAGGCGGTTTTGAGCGCCCAGGGTTTGACCCGATTCCAGTTTTCGTTGTACCAGGCCCAATCCACTTTGGCGGCATCGAGACGATCGCCAATGTTGTCGTAGGTCTGCGCCGCAGGCGGCGGGCTGATCTTCAGCACGTCGGGCTCGCCGGCATTGGTTGGCCCTTGTACTGGCGGTAGGTCGTTGACCATTACCCGGCGATGGTCGTAAGGCAAGTCAAAGAAAGCATGCTGCAACCCCGCTTCCTTGGGATCGAAGGGCGCGATATGGGCATCTGGCACTTGCGGGTTCACACAGGAACGACAGGCTGCCAAGTAGAGCGCATTGCCGGTACTGCCACCGCTCATGGCCTGATAGAAATGATCGAAAAGGACATACTCGTGGGCCATACGGTGATAGAAAGGCAGATCCACTGCCTCGTAATGGCCAATCACCGGACCACTGGGACGCGCCAAATCAAAAGCAATATCGGCAGGGCTCATCTTGCGGAATTCGTCGCGATGCAGGTGTCGGTGCGAGCTTCCTGCTAGGGCCACAAAGAGATCCATTTTGCCGTTGTTGACCTCTGCCATCATGCGGAAGAAGCGATGCTTGGGATCCCAGCGCACATTGCCGTCGGCAGGGATGTACGGCGCCAAATGAAACGGCTGGTTGGGCAAACTCGCCTGGGTAAAACCCTCGATTTCCGTCGGCAACGGCAAATTCGCATAGGGGATCTCGGCGGGATTTTTCTGCAGGTTGAAGAAGCGTGGATCGATCTTTCCATCCTTGTCGAGGAGATTGACCACTTGTTGCCCATTCTTCGGCCGAAAGGTGCCGAAGTAATGATCAAAACTCCGATTTTCCTGAAAAATGACTACGACATGCTCAATCTTACTGCGCAGCATTTGTTCATTGCTGACACCAGCCGCACGGGCCACACCCAACAGATGGGGGCCGGCAACGGCGGCACCAGCACCGAGGCCCAGTTGCCGCAAAAAAGATCTACGACTCAAACCCGCCACGTGACGCTCCTTTCAAGGAAGAATATGAATGTACTTGGCACAATTGCCCTTGCGCCCGGGCATAAATGCCTCTGGACGCGGAAACTCTTGCAGGCTATCGGCACGGATGGTGACCCAGGCCTCAGTAAGGATCGTTCCCTCCCCCTGCAGCTCGTGGCCGCTATGGTTGTCTTTGCTCTCGCAACGCAGTTCGAGGGACTCCGCGTTGGGAAGATGAAATGCCGTGCTATAAGCACGGAGCAGATCGTTGCGCTTGACCCATTGCCCGCGGTGCTCCCGCACATAGGCGGTAAAGCTGCTGGCATTGACGTCGCCCAACAAGCGTAGCGCCGTCTGAAAAAAGGGATCGGGCTTTTCCCCAAAACAGGCTTCATGCTTATAGTATTCGTGCCGGTCGAGACAAACCTTGCGCATGGGCATCTGCGCGCTCAACGCAGCACTTACTTTTGGCGACAGATCGAGAGGCGGCAGAGAACAGCTATCTTTTGGAGCAGTGCTTTGGTTTTGGAACCAGAAGCAGCCATGCTCCCACCAAGTCTTGGGTTCCATGCCGCTGGCAACGAGTTTTTGCGGGCGACTCGCCCACAAGCCATGGAGACTCCACTGTTGGCTCGCCCGCGAACTCGGCGTCAAGCCGTCGCAGGCGGCACTCACCCGTGTCCAGGTGGCACAAACGCCGGGCTGCCAGAGCATGGCGAAGGTGTAATGCTGAAATTTCAGCCCCGGCACCGCTGGGACCACGGTGGTTTCGGCCAGAACCGGCCCCACGAATGCCGTTACGAACAACGCCAACAAAAAAACCCGTGCAAGGTGTTTCAAAGCTCCCTCCAGATCGCTGACCATCCACGCTCAGGCGATATTATGAATTTGCCGACAGATGGACTTCTACATCAAAGATTGTTGCTTTTTTTGGCATGTCTTTGGTGAATGGCGGATACACTCCGGCTTTCACCGCGGCGAGAGCCGCTCGATCGATGGCACCTACCCCACTGGACTGTGCCAACTTTGCCCAAACCAGGCTGCCCGAGGGCAGTAGTTCGAAGCTGATCACCGCCTTACCACTGAGGTGCATCAAACGCACCGCCTCCGGTACTCGCGCCTGCG
This sequence is a window from Acidithiobacillus sp. AMEEHan. Protein-coding genes within it:
- a CDS encoding HAD family hydrolase is translated as MALAIFDLDNTLLAGDSDHAWLEFLSTLGIVDGEELRRANDRYYRDYMNGELDMGDFLRFVLAPMAAHPRRQLDAWHCQYMQERVLPMITDASRALVRKHADAGDTLLIITATNRFVTAPIAVELGVPTLLATEAECDEYGEFTGRSYGIPCFQEGKVERLRQWLGAQGLPWENSLSTAYFYSDSHNDLPLLELVGNPVAVDPDKILLATAQERGWPILSLHGSCHPLT
- a CDS encoding MFS transporter, with the translated sequence MSSIIRQETAVRRQPQGATRFDILGAISVSHFLNDSIQSLMLAVYPLFRSNFHLSFAQIGLITLAYQLTASIIQPLVGRYTDRHPLPWSLPLGMVSTFAGLLLLSIAANYLVLLLAAALVGLGSSVFHPESSRVARMASGGRFGLAQSIFQVGGNVGTAVGPLLAAFLVMPNGQQSLSWFSLFALAAIVILSFVGRWYQHQHRQPKKTQQTEGVALPKALLRRSMVILVTLMFSKFIYLTSISSYLIFYLMHRFAIPVREAQLHLFIFLAAVAAGTLLGGPIGDRIGRKRVIWVSLLGIAPFTLALPYVGLTLSALLTVVIGFLLASAFPAIVVYAQELVPGKVGTISGLFFGLAFGLGGIGAAVLGQLADLWGIDAVYQICSFLPLLGVLAAFLPHRPQEQTV
- a CDS encoding M15 family metallopeptidase encodes the protein MIDTSEGIHPAYGQVPICDCGEALLAIPALFPRLEPHPYVAAGAPYAGHSPWFLRSGVLLALEKAQAELQRQWPGWRIAIFDAWRPLEVQAYMVWRQFLQEATADGALSHLQSYDSPSALCAQEPKLYQRLAPRVYRFWGVPNPDPARPPPHSTGAALDCTLLDAEGALVPMGGPVDDFSDRAVPEYFAKAPAGSTAADYHRHRELLRAVLASQDFVQHPGEWWHFSLGDQLWAWRLGAAQARYGRVTAPAGGASKAPAPTASAGKDCPSRLAGAPPAHRC
- a CDS encoding alkaline phosphatase family protein, translated to MAGLSRRSFLRQLGLGAGAAVAGPHLLGVARAAGVSNEQMLRSKIEHVVVIFQENRSFDHYFGTFRPKNGQQVVNLLDKDGKIDPRFFNLQKNPAEIPYANLPLPTEIEGFTQASLPNQPFHLAPYIPADGNVRWDPKHRFFRMMAEVNNGKMDLFVALAGSSHRHLHRDEFRKMSPADIAFDLARPSGPVIGHYEAVDLPFYHRMAHEYVLFDHFYQAMSGGSTGNALYLAACRSCVNPQVPDAHIAPFDPKEAGLQHAFFDLPYDHRRVMVNDLPPVQGPTNAGEPDVLKISPPPAAQTYDNIGDRLDAAKVDWAWYNENWNRVKPWALKTAFGPGDGSAVIDSSQLYVAHHNPFQYYPHWPEYVRNGHMRDAEDFLEDARQGRLPGVSFLKASAAHDEHPADSAPAVGMAWVERLVRAVAEGPAWEKTAIFITYDEGGGFWDSLPPKVVDDYGFGTRIPALLISPWARAGLVDHHLASTASILRFIETRFGLAPLTERDRNAYDMLTAFDWDQKPGDLRV
- a CDS encoding FAD-dependent oxidoreductase, whose amino-acid sequence is MTKSVIVVGAGVVGLSIALHLQMRGWQVQLWDRQPAGEGTSYGNAGLIQREAVFPQPFPRDIQELWRYAGNRSSRAQYRFRALPPLAPAFLRYWRASRPDRLRRSAKDYGALIRHCIEDHMALAALTDAGELYRPGGWVQVFQEAEHWQAEIEAAVYKRLHFDVEYEAWDAAQLDKRLPMMRPGLAGAIHWTQPLALVEPVALSQAYLRSFQQQGGEFVLQDIRTLEKAGKGWQVQGESLHSEAPWVVLALGAWTIDWVKPLGYRPPVFVKRGYHQHYSQKTEPGLPLPVLDSEAGYVLAPMRHGLRLTTGAEFAQRDDAPSLRPLQLAEVAARKLYPGLGNALDPEPWLGHRPCTGDMLPIIGPLRQQPGIFLAFGHCHQGLTMGPTTGRLVAQMLEGDAQPFVDPRPYRPERFA
- the queF gene encoding preQ(1) synthase — translated: MPSQPSRALQSFPNPNPERDYLVHMDLPEFTCLCPLTGQPDFAHFLLDFVPDQRNVELKSLKLYLWSYRNEGAFHEALTNRIADDLVQLLEPRYLRLLGRWYVRGGISTDVLVEHRQAGWDNPSLLMQLGPAPWTRHQPGL
- the smc gene encoding chromosome segregation protein SMC yields the protein MRLTAIHLHGFKSFRNATRIELQRNPLVIVGPNGCGKSNVIDAIRWVLGESSARQLRGGAMADVISNGSGSRGAAQQAVVELLFDNSTGKAPAPWTATAEIRVQRRLSRDGDSQYRINDARCRRRDVGDLFLGTGLGASSYAIIEQGTIGRIIESRPEDLRAMLEEAGGISRYKERRRETEQRIAETREHLQRLRDIHGEMEQQFQRLTRQAEQARKLRELRAEERRWQWWELVQRLEAIVAEQEQVQGKLVASAMQLQALQDDELRTHVALEALRNELAQQEEQLREAQAEQYAAQAEQTLAEQDWQRLQEEGKRLERRQSEERQRQTRIQEEKARWVRQLQEARTRLQGLQEREQVRSTEEQQLHLERDRLEQAVRDAELVQQAVRDKLQDWRRQVEVQEAQWRELQPRIAEMEQRRVRLANRSVPAPEELGRRQAWVDEATAERERVEAELVATEQNLARLTMAVEQAQEDWQRLRDELQRRRAQRDALERLARGLQKQGRSDADRALSGILAVDAEWERAVELVLGERLHAVLSEADTLPPGPGSWLWVSPTKPAASLPEDALWHRLRLEDPWKEALLPWLWGLRCCTDLNSAMLHIAELQAGEHWLTPDGELLSATGLWRLGTEADATSWLRVRRELEEIGAYLPELEGRASQAEQALHKSREELALARRQEQDLRRQAQAAQAKLAQARERLAEWQSTLVAERQRAAAEREECEHLDVELLQLRQRHTRLDEELRRERTRAAGLRQQEEEARRSLDDRRRAQQEQRQRFARLRDEGQRAALEQQRLENEQQMARERLQSLAEEGERAAQALAELDSARERWQADLPDADERRRRQLARRSAAQQRLTQLQEAGEKLREQLRTLDQQRQAGQQEQRQTEVRRAKQEAELAHLEERHQELLQMAQELAAILGESPGPMPENGTPQTELQRLQAAIVRLGNVNLAAEEELAELRERQGDLAAQVADVDQALLSLESAMAAMDAETLERFQHTLEQVNRGLQQYFAELFGGGMAALALCAGDPLVAGLLLRAQPPGKRNSTLQQLSGGEKALTAIALVFAIFALNPAPFCILDEVDAPLDDANIERFCRLLRELAKETQFLLISHRHLTLQVAEQLVGVTMIEPGVSSIVPVDVAALLAENETTSADDRIRAG
- a CDS encoding ribonuclease I, with product MKHLARVFLLALFVTAFVGPVLAETTVVPAVPGLKFQHYTFAMLWQPGVCATWTRVSAACDGLTPSSRASQQWSLHGLWASRPQKLVASGMEPKTWWEHGCFWFQNQSTAPKDSCSLPPLDLSPKVSAALSAQMPMRKVCLDRHEYYKHEACFGEKPDPFFQTALRLLGDVNASSFTAYVREHRGQWVKRNDLLRAYSTAFHLPNAESLELRCESKDNHSGHELQGEGTILTEAWVTIRADSLQEFPRPEAFMPGRKGNCAKYIHILP